In a single window of the Cupriavidus sp. P-10 genome:
- a CDS encoding histidine phosphatase family protein has translation MSLSPGLQSLAFTHLIVIRHGETAWNRERRLQGQLDIPLNDTGRAQARALAAALAGEPIDAVYSSDLSRAMETAAPLAEALGLQIRPDARLRERSYGTLQGKTYAEVAEDLPEEFARWQARVPDYAPPEGESLLGFHERTVDAVLALSRRHPGERIALVAHGGVLDCLYREATGMTLEAPRQHELLNASVNRLRSDSSHLMLAAWGDVSHLENLALDEVDRRVP, from the coding sequence ATGTCGCTAAGCCCCGGGCTGCAATCGCTGGCCTTTACCCACCTGATCGTAATCCGCCATGGCGAAACGGCCTGGAACCGGGAGCGCCGGCTGCAAGGCCAGCTCGATATTCCGCTGAACGATACCGGCCGCGCCCAGGCGCGCGCGCTGGCCGCCGCGCTGGCCGGCGAGCCGATCGACGCGGTGTATTCGAGCGACCTGTCGCGGGCCATGGAAACCGCGGCGCCGCTGGCCGAGGCGCTGGGGCTGCAGATACGCCCCGATGCGCGCCTGCGCGAACGCAGCTACGGCACGCTGCAGGGCAAGACCTACGCCGAAGTGGCCGAAGACTTGCCCGAGGAGTTTGCACGCTGGCAGGCGCGCGTGCCGGACTACGCGCCGCCCGAGGGCGAATCGCTGCTGGGTTTCCATGAGCGCACCGTCGACGCCGTGCTGGCGCTGTCGCGCCGCCACCCCGGCGAGCGCATCGCGCTGGTCGCGCACGGCGGCGTGCTCGACTGCCTGTACCGCGAGGCCACCGGCATGACGCTGGAAGCGCCGCGCCAGCATGAGCTGCTAAATGCCAGTGTCAACCGGCTGCGCAGCGACAGTTCCCACCTGATGCTGGCGGCGTGGGGGGATGTGAGCCATCTGGAAAACCTGGCGCTGGACGAGGTGGACCGGCGGGTGCCTTGA
- a CDS encoding queuosine precursor transporter: MSAVPASTTQPGRVYRYYDFVMAAFVTVLLCSNLIGAAKAAQVTLPVIGTVTFGAGVLFFPISYIFGDVLTEVYGYGRDRRVVWAGFAALAFATFMSLVVLNMPVAPFMADYQKSLQDVFGNTWRIALGSLIAFCCGSFTNSYVLAKMKLWTGGRWLWTRTIGSTLAGELVDSSLFYVIAFYGIWPLEKVLQVAVAQYVLKTGWEVVMTPVTYKVVGFLKRAENEDYFDRHTDFTPFRVRV; encoded by the coding sequence ATGTCCGCCGTCCCCGCCAGCACGACCCAACCGGGCCGCGTCTACCGCTACTATGACTTCGTCATGGCGGCGTTCGTTACCGTGCTGCTGTGTTCGAACCTGATCGGTGCTGCCAAGGCGGCACAGGTGACGCTGCCCGTGATCGGCACGGTGACCTTCGGCGCCGGCGTGCTGTTCTTCCCGATTTCGTACATTTTTGGCGACGTGCTGACCGAGGTCTACGGCTATGGCCGTGACCGGCGCGTGGTCTGGGCCGGTTTCGCCGCGCTGGCGTTCGCCACCTTCATGAGCCTGGTGGTACTGAACATGCCGGTCGCGCCGTTCATGGCGGACTACCAGAAGAGCCTGCAGGACGTGTTCGGCAACACCTGGCGCATCGCGCTCGGATCGCTGATCGCGTTCTGCTGCGGCAGTTTCACCAACAGCTATGTGCTGGCGAAGATGAAGCTGTGGACCGGGGGGCGGTGGCTATGGACGCGCACGATCGGCTCGACGCTGGCAGGCGAGCTGGTGGATTCGTCGCTGTTTTACGTGATTGCCTTCTACGGCATCTGGCCGCTGGAGAAAGTTCTCCAGGTGGCGGTGGCGCAGTATGTGCTGAAGACCGGCTGGGAAGTCGTGATGACGCCGGTGACGTACAAGGTGGTGGGTTTCCTGAAACGGGCGGAGAACGAGGACTACTTCGACCGGCATACCGACTTCACGCCGTTCCGCGTGCGGGTCTGA
- a CDS encoding BPSL1445 family SYLF domain-containing lipoprotein: protein MNRRHFVTRVAGSGLLVATAMAAGCTTTGTSASKDPVAKKQEIDAGVDGALNRLFSANAGARDLAQRAQGVLVFPRVIAAGFLVGGEYGEGALRSKGATVGYYSTTQASVGLTAGGQSKSVIIMFMTPEAYNKFVSSKGWTAGADANVAVAKVGADGRLDTLTSQQPVIAFVQTNAGLMFDVSVNGSKISKLDI, encoded by the coding sequence ATGAATCGTCGCCACTTTGTTACCCGGGTTGCCGGCTCGGGCCTGCTCGTCGCCACCGCAATGGCGGCAGGCTGTACCACCACCGGTACCAGCGCCTCGAAGGATCCGGTCGCCAAGAAGCAGGAAATCGATGCCGGGGTGGACGGCGCGCTGAACCGGCTGTTCTCCGCCAACGCCGGCGCACGCGACCTGGCGCAGCGCGCGCAAGGGGTCCTGGTGTTCCCACGTGTCATCGCAGCCGGCTTCCTGGTAGGCGGCGAATACGGCGAGGGGGCGCTGCGATCGAAGGGTGCGACGGTCGGCTACTACAGCACGACGCAGGCCTCGGTCGGGCTGACCGCCGGCGGGCAGTCCAAGTCCGTCATCATCATGTTCATGACGCCGGAGGCCTACAACAAGTTCGTGTCCAGCAAGGGCTGGACGGCCGGCGCGGATGCGAACGTGGCGGTGGCCAAGGTCGGCGCGGACGGCAGGCTCGACACCCTGACCAGCCAGCAGCCGGTGATCGCCTTCGTGCAGACCAACGCCGGCCTGATGTTCGACGTCTCGGTGAACGGCTCCAAGATCAGCAAACTGGATATCTGA
- the ruvB gene encoding Holliday junction branch migration DNA helicase RuvB gives MIETDKLSAPARVISATPASSQEEAFERALRPKLLDEYVGQEKVRGQLDIFMQAARKRREALDHVLLFGPPGLGKTTLAHIIAREMGVGLRQTSGPVLERPGDLAALLTNLEANDVLFIDEIHRLSPVVEEILYPALEDYQIDIMIGEGPAARSVKLDLQPFTLVGATTRAGMLTNPLRDRFGIVARLEFYNAEELARIVTRSAQLLHASIDPRGALEIARRARGTPRIANRLLRRVRDYAEVKGDGTITREMADAALAMLDVDRVGFDLMDRKLLEAVLHKFGGGPVGVDNLAAAIGEERDTIEDVLEPYLIQQGYLQRTPRGRVATAAAYRHFGLAAPQSGGGGELLDGQ, from the coding sequence ATGATCGAGACCGACAAGCTTTCCGCCCCCGCCCGCGTGATCTCCGCCACCCCCGCCTCGTCGCAGGAGGAGGCGTTCGAGCGGGCATTGCGGCCCAAGCTGCTGGACGAGTACGTCGGCCAGGAAAAGGTGCGTGGGCAGCTCGATATCTTCATGCAGGCGGCGCGCAAGCGGCGCGAGGCGCTCGACCACGTGCTGCTGTTCGGCCCGCCGGGGCTGGGCAAGACCACGCTGGCCCATATCATCGCGCGCGAGATGGGGGTGGGCCTGCGCCAGACCTCGGGGCCGGTGCTGGAGCGCCCCGGCGACCTGGCGGCGCTGCTGACCAACCTGGAAGCCAACGACGTGCTCTTCATCGACGAAATCCACCGGCTCTCGCCGGTCGTCGAGGAGATCCTGTATCCGGCGCTCGAGGACTACCAGATCGACATCATGATTGGCGAGGGCCCCGCTGCCCGCTCGGTCAAGCTCGACCTGCAGCCGTTCACGCTGGTGGGCGCCACCACGCGCGCCGGCATGCTGACCAACCCGCTGCGCGACCGCTTCGGCATCGTGGCGCGGCTGGAGTTCTACAATGCCGAGGAACTGGCGCGCATCGTCACGCGATCGGCCCAGTTGCTGCACGCCAGCATCGACCCGCGGGGCGCGCTGGAGATCGCGCGGCGCGCCCGCGGCACGCCGCGTATCGCCAACCGGCTGCTGCGCCGCGTGCGCGACTATGCCGAGGTCAAAGGCGACGGCACCATCACGCGCGAGATGGCCGATGCCGCGCTGGCCATGCTCGACGTGGACCGTGTCGGCTTCGACCTGATGGACCGCAAGCTGCTGGAAGCGGTGCTGCACAAGTTCGGCGGCGGCCCGGTGGGCGTGGACAACCTGGCCGCGGCCATCGGCGAGGAGCGCGACACCATCGAGGACGTGCTCGAACCCTACCTGATCCAGCAGGGCTACCTGCAGCGCACGCCACGCGGGCGCGTGGCCACTGCGGCGGCCTACCGGCATTTCGGGCTGGCGGCACCGCAATCTGGCGGCGGCGGCGAGTTGCTCGACGGGCAGTAA
- the ruvA gene encoding Holliday junction branch migration protein RuvA: MIGRIAGTLIEKNPPHLLVDCHGVGYEVDVPMSTFYNLPAVSQPVTLLTQLIVREDAHLLYGFGTAAERNTFRELIKISGIGARMALAVLSGMSVSELAQAITLQEAGRLTRVPGIGKKTAERLLLELKGKLGAELGHAPGAAAVPDNAVDVLNALLALGYSEKEAAAAIKQVPAGTGVSEGIKLALKALSKG; the protein is encoded by the coding sequence ATGATCGGACGCATCGCCGGCACCCTCATCGAGAAGAATCCCCCGCACCTGCTGGTCGACTGCCACGGCGTTGGCTATGAGGTCGACGTTCCGATGAGCACCTTCTATAACCTGCCGGCGGTGAGCCAGCCGGTCACGCTGCTGACCCAGCTGATCGTGCGCGAGGACGCGCACCTGCTCTATGGCTTCGGCACGGCGGCCGAGCGCAATACCTTCCGCGAACTGATCAAGATCAGCGGCATCGGCGCGCGCATGGCGCTCGCGGTACTGTCGGGCATGTCGGTGTCCGAGCTGGCCCAGGCGATCACGCTGCAGGAAGCGGGCCGGCTGACGCGCGTGCCGGGCATTGGCAAGAAGACCGCCGAACGGCTGCTGCTCGAGCTCAAGGGCAAGCTCGGCGCGGAGCTGGGCCACGCGCCCGGCGCCGCGGCGGTGCCCGACAACGCCGTCGATGTGCTCAACGCGCTGCTCGCGCTCGGGTACTCGGAGAAGGAAGCCGCCGCGGCGATCAAGCAGGTGCCGGCCGGCACCGGCGTGTCCGAAGGCATCAAGCTGGCGCTCAAGGCCTTGTCCAAGGGCTGA
- a CDS encoding glycerophosphodiester phosphodiesterase: MPSQTDVLARPVMLALRRWRFPVTTAAACAMLVAGCVTAPRPKPPAPPAPAPATTPAPGAPQPPTAEKPKALVIAHRGASALRPEHTLAAYTKAIEDGADAIEPDLVMTRDGVLVARHENDITGTTNVADVAEFADRKRTKVIDGERLTGWFTEDFTLAELKTLRARERIPRLRPANARLNDQFEVPTLDEIVRLAEQASLRTGKPIGIYAELKHPSYFRGIGLPLEDKLAAAVRAQPYLSRAPLYIQCFEAGSLRALRRTFGHAQPNVKLVQLVGNPRKGPADWKLAGDNRTFGDMLNATGLREVATYADGIGPEKSSVVPRDAQGALATPTAVVRQAHAAGLFVHPYTFRPENSFLPKPLQTGGDEATRSPSGMVRELEAFIAAGVDGFFTDDPALGRRAVDTPTR, translated from the coding sequence ATGCCAAGCCAGACTGATGTCCTCGCCCGCCCCGTAATGCTTGCCTTGCGGCGCTGGCGGTTCCCCGTCACCACGGCCGCGGCCTGCGCCATGCTGGTCGCCGGCTGTGTCACCGCGCCCCGGCCCAAGCCACCTGCACCGCCAGCACCGGCGCCGGCCACGACCCCGGCACCAGGCGCGCCGCAGCCCCCCACCGCCGAAAAACCCAAGGCGCTGGTTATCGCCCACCGCGGCGCCAGCGCACTGCGGCCCGAGCACACGCTGGCCGCCTATACCAAGGCGATCGAGGACGGCGCCGATGCGATCGAGCCGGATCTCGTCATGACCCGCGATGGCGTGCTGGTGGCCCGCCACGAGAACGACATCACCGGCACCACCAATGTCGCCGACGTGGCGGAGTTTGCCGACCGCAAGCGCACCAAGGTCATCGACGGCGAGCGCCTCACCGGCTGGTTCACCGAGGACTTCACGCTGGCCGAACTCAAGACATTGCGCGCGCGCGAACGCATCCCGCGCCTGCGCCCGGCCAATGCGCGCCTGAACGACCAGTTTGAGGTGCCTACCCTGGACGAGATCGTGCGGCTGGCCGAGCAGGCTTCGCTGCGCACCGGCAAACCCATCGGCATCTACGCCGAACTCAAGCATCCGAGCTACTTTCGCGGCATCGGCCTGCCACTGGAAGACAAGCTCGCCGCCGCCGTGCGTGCCCAGCCTTACCTGAGCCGGGCACCGCTGTACATCCAGTGCTTTGAGGCAGGAAGCCTGCGCGCGCTGCGGCGCACGTTCGGCCACGCGCAGCCCAACGTCAAATTGGTCCAGCTGGTCGGCAACCCGCGCAAGGGCCCCGCCGACTGGAAGCTTGCCGGCGACAACCGTACCTTCGGCGACATGCTGAATGCGACCGGCCTGCGCGAAGTCGCGACCTATGCCGACGGCATCGGGCCCGAGAAGAGCAGTGTGGTGCCGCGCGATGCCCAGGGCGCGCTGGCCACGCCGACCGCGGTCGTCCGCCAGGCCCATGCCGCCGGCCTGTTCGTCCATCCCTACACCTTCCGCCCAGAGAACAGTTTCCTGCCCAAGCCACTGCAGACCGGCGGCGACGAGGCTACGCGCAGCCCGTCGGGCATGGTGCGCGAGCTGGAAGCCTTTATCGCCGCGGGCGTCGATGGCTTCTTCACCGACGACCCGGCGCTGGGGCGCCGCGCGGTCGATACGCCAACCCGCTGA
- the ruvC gene encoding crossover junction endodeoxyribonuclease RuvC, with protein sequence MRILGIDPGLRTTGFGVIEKQGNKLAYIASGTIKSNGNESLPQRLKTLYDGISEVSRTYAPDCAAIEKVFVNVNPQSTLLLGQARGAAICGLVGYGLPVFEYTALQLKVAVVGYGRANKAQVQEMVTRLLMLPGQPGSDAADALGVAICHANGGDTLGTLAGMAPELVRKGMRVRRGRLVG encoded by the coding sequence ATGCGAATCCTAGGCATCGACCCCGGCCTGCGCACCACCGGCTTTGGCGTGATCGAGAAGCAAGGCAACAAGCTTGCCTACATCGCCTCGGGCACGATCAAGAGCAACGGCAATGAAAGCCTGCCGCAACGGCTGAAGACGCTCTACGACGGCATCAGCGAGGTATCTCGCACCTATGCCCCCGACTGCGCCGCGATCGAAAAGGTCTTCGTCAACGTCAACCCGCAATCGACGCTGCTGCTCGGCCAGGCCCGCGGCGCCGCGATCTGCGGGCTGGTCGGCTACGGCCTGCCGGTATTCGAATACACCGCGCTGCAACTGAAGGTGGCAGTAGTCGGCTACGGGCGGGCCAACAAGGCCCAGGTCCAGGAAATGGTGACCCGCCTGCTGATGCTCCCCGGCCAGCCCGGCAGCGACGCGGCCGACGCGCTGGGCGTCGCAATCTGCCATGCCAATGGCGGCGATACGCTTGGCACGCTCGCAGGCATGGCCCCCGAACTGGTGCGCAAGGGCATGCGCGTGCGGCGCGGCCGCCTGGTCGGCTAA
- the purH gene encoding bifunctional phosphoribosylaminoimidazolecarboxamide formyltransferase/IMP cyclohydrolase yields MIKQALLSVSDKTGIVEFARELNALGVTLLSTGGTAKLLADSGLPVTEVADYTGFPEMLDGRVKTLHPKVHGGILARRDLPEHMAALAEHNIPTIDLLVVNLYPFQQTVAKDDCTLPDAIENIDIGGPTMLRSAAKNHRDVTVIVDPADYAVVLDEMRANGNSVGYDTNFRLATKVFAHTAQYDGAITNYLTSLGADKSHQGRSAYPQTLNLAFDKVQEMRYGENPHQSAAFYRDLKAVDGALANYVQLQGKELSYNNIADADAAWECVKSFDAANGAACVIIKHANPCGVALGANALEAYEKAFKTDSTSAFGGIIAFNVELDEAAAQAVARQFVEVLIAPSFSAAARAVFAAKQNVRLLEIPLGKGINQFDFKRVGGGLLVQGPDAKNVQPSELRVVTRRHPTPKEMDDLMFAWRVAKFVKSNAIVFCGGGMTLGVGAGQMSRVDSARIASIKAQNAGLTLAGSAVASDAFFPFRDGLDVVVDAGATCVIQPGGSVRDDEVIAAADERGIAMVLTGTRHFRH; encoded by the coding sequence ATGATCAAGCAAGCCCTCCTTTCCGTATCCGACAAGACCGGCATCGTCGAATTCGCGCGCGAACTGAACGCGCTCGGCGTGACGCTGCTTTCCACCGGCGGCACCGCCAAGCTGCTGGCCGACAGCGGCCTGCCCGTGACGGAGGTGGCCGACTACACCGGCTTCCCGGAAATGCTCGACGGCCGCGTCAAGACGCTGCACCCGAAGGTCCATGGCGGCATCCTGGCGCGCCGCGACCTGCCCGAGCACATGGCCGCGCTGGCCGAGCACAATATCCCCACGATCGACCTGCTGGTGGTGAACCTGTATCCGTTCCAGCAGACCGTGGCCAAGGATGACTGCACGCTGCCTGACGCGATCGAGAACATCGATATCGGCGGTCCGACCATGCTGCGCTCGGCGGCCAAGAACCACCGCGACGTGACCGTGATCGTCGACCCGGCCGACTACGCCGTGGTACTCGACGAAATGCGCGCCAACGGCAACAGCGTCGGCTACGACACCAACTTCCGCCTGGCGACCAAGGTGTTCGCGCACACCGCGCAGTACGACGGCGCCATCACCAACTACCTGACCAGCCTCGGCGCCGACAAGTCGCATCAGGGCCGCAGCGCCTACCCGCAGACGCTGAACCTGGCCTTCGACAAGGTGCAGGAAATGCGCTACGGCGAGAACCCGCACCAGTCGGCCGCCTTCTATCGCGACCTGAAGGCCGTGGATGGCGCGCTGGCCAACTACGTGCAGCTGCAGGGCAAGGAGCTGTCGTACAACAACATCGCCGACGCCGATGCGGCGTGGGAATGCGTCAAGTCGTTCGACGCGGCCAACGGCGCTGCCTGCGTGATCATCAAGCACGCCAATCCGTGCGGCGTGGCGCTGGGCGCCAACGCGCTGGAAGCATATGAGAAGGCGTTCAAGACCGATTCGACCTCGGCCTTCGGCGGCATCATCGCTTTCAACGTGGAGCTGGACGAAGCCGCCGCGCAGGCCGTGGCCAGGCAGTTCGTTGAAGTGCTGATCGCGCCGTCGTTCAGCGCTGCTGCGCGTGCGGTGTTCGCGGCCAAGCAGAACGTGCGTCTGCTGGAGATTCCGCTGGGCAAGGGCATCAACCAGTTTGACTTCAAGCGTGTTGGCGGCGGTCTGCTGGTGCAGGGCCCGGATGCCAAGAACGTTCAGCCTTCGGAACTGCGCGTGGTGACGCGCCGTCATCCGACGCCGAAGGAGATGGATGATCTGATGTTTGCCTGGCGGGTGGCGAAGTTCGTGAAGTCCAATGCGATCGTCTTCTGCGGTGGCGGTATGACGCTGGGTGTCGGTGCCGGGCAGATGAGCCGTGTGGATTCGGCTCGCATCGCCAGCATCAAGGCGCAGAATGCCGGGCTGACGCTGGCTGGCTCCGCTGTGGCGTCGGATGCGTTCTTCCCGTTCCGTGACGGGCTGGATGTGGTTGTGGACGCTGGCGCTACCTGCGTGATTCAGCCGGGCGGGTCGGTGCGGGATGATGAGGTGATTGCTGCTGCTGATGAGCGGGGGATTGCCATGGTGCTGACTGGGACGCGGCATTTCCGGCATTAA